The following are from one region of the Variovorax sp. V213 genome:
- a CDS encoding acyl-CoA dehydrogenase family protein, translating to MLLSADQEAIRDAVRDFSQAELWPNAPKWDREHSFPKEAHQGLAALGAYGICVPEDHGGAGLDYLTLALVLEEIAAGDGGTSTAISVTNCPVNAILMRYGNAQQKKQWLEPLAQGQMLGAFCLTEPQAGSDASSLRTTARKEGDAYVIDGVKQFITSGKNGQVAIVIAVTDKGAGKRGMSAFIVPTDAPGYGVARLEDKLGQHSSDTAQINFDGCRIPSENLIGAEGEGYKIALGALEGGRIGIAAQSVGMARSAFDVALAYAKERQAFGGSIFEQQAVGFRLAECATQLEAARQLIWHAASLRDAGRPCLKEAAMAKLFASEMAERVCSAAIQTLGGYGYVNDFPLERIYRDVRVCQIYEGTSDIQKLLIQRALA from the coding sequence ATGCTGCTCAGCGCCGACCAGGAAGCCATCCGCGACGCGGTGCGCGATTTTTCGCAGGCCGAACTCTGGCCCAACGCCCCGAAGTGGGACCGCGAGCACAGCTTTCCGAAAGAGGCGCACCAGGGCCTTGCGGCGCTCGGCGCCTACGGCATCTGCGTGCCGGAGGACCACGGCGGTGCGGGCCTGGACTACCTGACGCTCGCGCTGGTGCTGGAAGAAATCGCCGCCGGCGACGGCGGCACCAGCACCGCCATCAGCGTGACCAACTGCCCGGTCAACGCCATCCTCATGCGCTACGGCAACGCCCAGCAGAAGAAGCAGTGGCTCGAGCCGCTCGCGCAAGGGCAGATGCTCGGCGCCTTCTGCCTCACCGAGCCGCAGGCCGGCAGCGATGCATCGAGCCTGCGCACCACGGCGCGCAAGGAAGGCGATGCCTACGTGATCGATGGCGTGAAGCAGTTCATCACCAGCGGCAAGAACGGCCAGGTCGCGATCGTCATCGCGGTGACCGACAAGGGCGCGGGCAAGCGCGGCATGAGCGCGTTCATCGTGCCGACCGACGCGCCCGGCTACGGCGTGGCGCGGCTCGAGGACAAGCTGGGCCAGCACAGCAGCGACACCGCGCAGATCAATTTCGACGGCTGCCGCATTCCGTCGGAAAACCTCATCGGCGCCGAGGGCGAGGGCTACAAGATCGCGCTCGGCGCGCTCGAGGGCGGGCGCATCGGCATCGCGGCGCAGAGCGTGGGCATGGCGCGCAGCGCCTTCGACGTGGCGCTGGCCTATGCCAAGGAACGGCAGGCCTTCGGCGGTTCGATCTTCGAGCAGCAGGCCGTCGGGTTCCGCCTGGCCGAATGCGCCACGCAGCTCGAGGCCGCGCGCCAGCTGATCTGGCATGCCGCCAGCCTGCGCGATGCCGGCCGGCCCTGCCTCAAGGAAGCCGCCATGGCCAAGCTGTTCGCGAGCGAAATGGCCGAGCGCGTGTGCAGCGCCGCCATCCAGACGCTGGGCGGCTACGGCTACGTGAACGACTTTCCGCTGGAGCGCATCTACCGCGACGTGCGCGTGTGCCAGATCTACGAAGGCACCTCGGACATCCAGAAACTGCTGATCCAGCGCGCGCTGGCGTGA
- a CDS encoding glutamate carboxypeptidase, with the protein MRPFNQRTVMAALLAGALLAPAAGWAQKRDNVLFQAATDAQPAVLKTLEQLVNIETGTEDAEGIAAAGNYLEGELKNLGFTVTRSKSTGLVAGDNIVGKLKGRGGKNLLLMSHMDTVYLKGTLAKAPFRIEGTKAYGPGIADDKGGNAVILHTLKLLKDYGVRDYGTITVLFNTDEEKGSFGSRDLIQEEAKQADYVLSFEPTSAGDEKLSLGTSGIAYVQVNITGKASHAGAAPELGVNALVEASDLVLRTMSIDDKAKHLRFNWTIAKAGNVSNIIPASATLNADVRYARNEDFDAAMKTLEEKAQQKKLPESDVKVVVTRGRPAFNAGEGGKKLVEKAVAFYKEAGGTLGVEERSGGGTDAAYAALSGKPVIESLGLPGFGYHSDKAEYVDISAIPRRLYMAARLIMDLGSGK; encoded by the coding sequence ATGCGCCCATTCAACCAACGTACCGTCATGGCGGCCTTGCTGGCCGGCGCTTTGCTGGCGCCCGCCGCCGGCTGGGCGCAGAAGCGCGACAACGTGCTGTTCCAGGCAGCCACCGACGCGCAGCCCGCGGTGCTCAAGACGTTGGAGCAGCTGGTCAACATCGAAACCGGCACGGAAGACGCCGAAGGCATTGCGGCCGCCGGCAACTACCTGGAAGGCGAGCTCAAGAACCTGGGCTTCACCGTGACGCGCAGCAAGTCCACCGGACTCGTGGCGGGCGACAACATCGTCGGCAAGCTCAAGGGCCGCGGCGGGAAGAACCTGCTGCTGATGTCGCACATGGACACCGTGTACCTCAAGGGCACGCTCGCGAAGGCGCCGTTCCGCATCGAGGGCACCAAGGCCTACGGCCCGGGCATTGCCGATGACAAGGGCGGCAACGCCGTCATCCTGCACACGCTGAAGCTGCTCAAGGACTACGGCGTGCGCGACTACGGCACCATCACCGTGCTCTTCAACACCGACGAGGAAAAAGGCTCCTTCGGCTCGCGCGACCTGATCCAGGAAGAAGCCAAACAGGCCGACTACGTGCTGTCGTTCGAACCCACGAGCGCGGGCGACGAGAAGCTCTCGCTCGGCACTTCGGGCATTGCCTATGTGCAGGTCAACATCACCGGCAAGGCCTCGCATGCGGGCGCGGCGCCCGAGCTGGGCGTGAACGCGCTGGTCGAAGCTTCCGACCTGGTGCTGCGCACCATGAGCATCGACGACAAGGCGAAGCACCTGCGCTTCAACTGGACCATTGCCAAGGCGGGCAATGTGTCGAACATCATCCCCGCCAGTGCGACCTTGAATGCCGACGTGCGCTATGCGCGCAACGAGGACTTCGACGCCGCGATGAAGACGCTCGAAGAGAAGGCGCAGCAGAAGAAGCTGCCCGAATCCGACGTCAAGGTGGTGGTCACGCGTGGCCGGCCGGCCTTCAACGCGGGCGAAGGCGGCAAGAAGCTGGTCGAGAAGGCCGTGGCCTTCTACAAGGAAGCCGGCGGCACGCTGGGCGTGGAAGAGCGCAGCGGCGGCGGCACCGACGCGGCCTATGCGGCGCTTTCGGGCAAGCCGGTGATCGAGAGCCTGGGCCTGCCGGGCTTCGGCTATCACAGCGACAAGGCCGAGTACGTCGACATCAGTGCCATTCCGCGCCGTCTGTACATGGCCGCGCGCCTGATCATGGATCTGGGCTCGGGCAAGTAA
- a CDS encoding acetyl-CoA C-acyltransferase, which produces MPESIVIVGAARTPMGSFQGDFSSLSAHDLGGAAIKAAVERAGIAPDSVGEVLFGNCLMAGQGQAPARQAAYKGGLPDSAGAVTLSKMCGSAMKAAMLAHDLLLAGTHDVMVAGGMESMTNAPYLMLKGRGGYRMGHDRIFDHMMLDGLEDAYQPGRSMGTFGEDCAAKYKFTREQQDAFAIASVQRAKAATESGAFKDEITPVTVKGRGGDTVISIDEGPGKVKLDKIATLKPAFKKENGTITAASSSSINDGAAALVMMTESHAKKIGAKPIARIVGHATHAQQPEWFSTAPVGAVAKLFKKTGWTVKDVDLWEVNEAFAVVPMALMHELDVSHDIVNVNGGACALGHPIGASGARIMVTLIHALKARGKKRGVATLCIGGGEGTAVALELL; this is translated from the coding sequence ATGCCTGAATCCATCGTCATCGTCGGCGCCGCCCGCACCCCCATGGGGAGCTTCCAGGGCGACTTTTCTTCCCTCTCGGCGCACGACCTCGGCGGTGCCGCCATCAAGGCCGCCGTCGAGCGCGCCGGCATTGCGCCGGACAGCGTGGGCGAAGTGCTGTTCGGCAACTGCCTCATGGCCGGCCAGGGCCAGGCCCCTGCGCGCCAGGCGGCCTACAAGGGCGGCCTGCCCGACAGCGCGGGCGCCGTCACGCTCAGCAAGATGTGCGGCTCGGCCATGAAGGCCGCCATGCTCGCGCACGACCTGCTGCTGGCCGGCACGCACGACGTGATGGTGGCCGGTGGCATGGAAAGCATGACCAACGCGCCCTACCTCATGCTCAAGGGCCGCGGCGGCTACCGCATGGGCCACGACCGCATCTTCGACCACATGATGCTCGACGGCCTGGAAGACGCCTACCAGCCGGGCCGCTCGATGGGCACCTTCGGCGAAGACTGCGCCGCCAAGTACAAGTTCACGCGCGAGCAGCAGGACGCCTTCGCCATTGCCAGCGTGCAGCGCGCCAAGGCCGCCACCGAGTCCGGCGCGTTCAAGGACGAGATCACGCCCGTCACTGTGAAGGGCCGCGGCGGCGACACGGTCATTTCCATCGACGAAGGCCCGGGCAAGGTCAAGCTCGACAAGATCGCCACGCTCAAGCCCGCGTTCAAGAAGGAGAACGGCACCATCACCGCCGCGTCGAGTTCGTCGATCAACGACGGCGCCGCCGCGCTGGTGATGATGACCGAGTCGCATGCGAAGAAGATCGGCGCCAAGCCCATCGCCCGCATCGTCGGCCATGCCACGCATGCGCAGCAGCCCGAATGGTTCTCCACCGCCCCCGTGGGCGCGGTCGCCAAGCTGTTCAAGAAGACCGGCTGGACGGTCAAGGACGTGGACCTGTGGGAAGTGAACGAGGCTTTCGCGGTGGTGCCGATGGCGCTGATGCACGAACTCGACGTGTCGCACGACATCGTCAATGTGAACGGCGGCGCCTGTGCGCTGGGCCACCCGATCGGCGCCAGCGGCGCGCGCATCATGGTCACGCTGATCCATGCGCTGAAGGCACGCGGCAAGAAGCGCGGCGTGGCCACGCTGTGCATCGGCGGCGGCGAAGGCACGGCCGTGGCGCTTGAATTGCTTTGA
- the aceK gene encoding bifunctional isocitrate dehydrogenase kinase/phosphatase, whose translation MFPQRLDSPLAYDIAKAMIDGFNRHYSLFRAESARAKHRFETADWHGQQRAQRERIEFYDLRVNEAVARLEKEFKAGDQPMEVWHQVKLHFIGLLVDHHQPELAESFFNSVTTKILHRAYFQNDFIFVRPAISTEYIEPRGAPTYRPYYPSHETLADTIEQMLDDYALQGSFANKRRDAERVAHAIMGRFHQVKLRANFQLQVLSGLFYRNKGAYVVGKIMNGFVELPFSLPILHDSHGKFYIDAALFGEDDLQMLFSFARAYFMVDMEVPSACVQFLRSLMPRKPRAEIYNALGLAKQGKTLFYRDFLSHLNYSSDRFRIAPGIKGMVMLVFDLPSFPFVFKVIKDFYPPQKDTTREQIKSKYMLVKQHDRVGRMADTLEYSDVGFPLDRFEPELIEEIRKFAPSQLEIGDRDGNGEMELVLKHVYIERRMIPLNIYLQEAFDTLAHPESPAHAKRAKDQLEHAVIEYGNAIKDMVAANIFPGDMLWKNFGVTRGGKVVFYDYDEIEYVTDCKFRKVPAPRNEEDEMSGEVWYSVGPKDVFPETFEPFLLGNSDVREAFMAHHADLLDAAFWQHHKERIEAGQMLDVFPYEESQRFQHEGHATHF comes from the coding sequence ATGTTTCCGCAGCGTCTCGATTCACCGCTGGCCTACGACATCGCCAAGGCGATGATCGATGGATTCAATCGCCACTACAGCCTGTTCCGCGCTGAATCGGCACGCGCCAAGCACCGCTTCGAAACGGCTGACTGGCACGGCCAGCAGCGCGCCCAGCGCGAGCGCATCGAGTTCTATGACCTGCGCGTGAACGAGGCCGTGGCCCGCCTGGAAAAAGAGTTCAAGGCCGGCGACCAGCCGATGGAAGTGTGGCACCAGGTCAAGCTGCACTTCATCGGCCTGCTGGTGGACCACCACCAGCCCGAGCTGGCCGAGAGCTTCTTCAACTCGGTGACCACGAAGATCCTGCACCGGGCCTACTTCCAGAACGACTTCATCTTCGTTCGCCCGGCCATCAGCACCGAATACATCGAGCCGCGCGGCGCGCCCACCTACCGGCCCTACTACCCTTCGCACGAGACGCTGGCCGACACCATCGAGCAGATGCTCGACGATTACGCGCTGCAGGGCAGCTTTGCCAACAAGCGGCGCGATGCCGAGCGCGTGGCGCACGCCATCATGGGGCGCTTTCACCAGGTGAAGCTGCGCGCCAATTTCCAGCTGCAGGTGCTCTCGGGGCTGTTCTATCGCAACAAGGGCGCCTACGTGGTCGGAAAGATCATGAACGGCTTTGTCGAGCTCCCGTTCTCGCTGCCGATCCTGCATGACAGCCACGGCAAGTTCTACATCGACGCGGCGCTTTTCGGCGAAGACGACCTGCAGATGCTCTTCAGCTTTGCGCGCGCCTATTTCATGGTCGACATGGAAGTGCCGTCGGCCTGCGTGCAGTTCCTGCGCTCGCTCATGCCGCGCAAGCCGCGCGCGGAAATCTACAACGCGCTGGGCCTGGCCAAGCAGGGCAAGACGCTGTTCTATCGCGACTTTCTTTCGCACCTGAACTACTCGAGCGACCGCTTCCGCATTGCACCCGGCATCAAGGGCATGGTCATGCTGGTGTTCGACCTGCCGTCGTTCCCGTTCGTGTTCAAGGTCATCAAGGACTTCTATCCGCCGCAGAAGGACACCACGCGCGAGCAGATCAAGAGCAAGTACATGCTCGTGAAGCAGCACGACCGCGTGGGCCGCATGGCCGACACGCTGGAGTACAGCGACGTGGGCTTTCCGCTCGACCGCTTCGAGCCCGAGCTGATCGAGGAGATCCGCAAGTTCGCGCCCAGCCAGCTCGAGATCGGCGACCGCGACGGCAACGGGGAGATGGAGCTGGTGCTCAAGCACGTCTACATCGAGCGCCGCATGATCCCGCTCAACATCTACCTGCAGGAGGCCTTCGACACGCTGGCCCACCCCGAAAGCCCGGCCCACGCCAAGCGCGCGAAGGATCAGCTGGAGCATGCGGTGATCGAATACGGCAACGCGATCAAGGACATGGTCGCCGCCAACATCTTCCCGGGCGACATGCTGTGGAAGAACTTCGGCGTCACGCGCGGCGGCAAGGTCGTTTTCTACGACTACGACGAGATCGAATACGTTACCGACTGCAAGTTCCGCAAGGTGCCTGCGCCGCGCAACGAGGAAGACGAGATGAGCGGCGAAGTCTGGTACTCGGTGGGCCCGAAGGACGTGTTTCCCGAAACCTTCGAACCCTTCCTGCTCGGCAACAGCGACGTGCGCGAAGCCTTCATGGCGCACCATGCCGACCTGCTCGACGCTGCCTTCTGGCAGCACCACAAGGAACGCATCGAGGCCGGCCAGATGCTCGACGTGTTCCCGTACGAAGAATCGCAGCGCTTCCAGCATGAAGGCCATGCGACCCATTTTTGA
- the can gene encoding carbonate dehydratase, with protein MSDTLDDLFAHNRAWSAQMERDRPGFFTSLVKQQTPRYMWIGCSDSRVPANQITGLEPGEVFVHRNVANIVVHSDLNALSAIQFAVEHLKVEHIMVVGHYGCAGVKAALSGKRIGLADNWIRHIQDVRDRHAVMLETLPEDVRVDALCELNVAEQVVNVAVSTVMVDAWGRGQKVKIHGWTFGVHDGLLQDLGLNVDGAKPLDAVYKAAVQRIRYKWSKPLGISPSAQAGSDGTEVIEVIPAGEAHAPVGEGTEAKSG; from the coding sequence ATGTCCGACACTCTTGATGACCTGTTTGCCCACAACCGTGCCTGGTCCGCACAGATGGAACGCGACCGGCCCGGCTTCTTCACCAGCCTGGTGAAGCAGCAGACGCCGCGCTACATGTGGATCGGCTGCTCCGACAGCCGCGTGCCCGCCAACCAGATCACCGGCCTGGAGCCGGGCGAGGTGTTCGTGCATCGCAACGTCGCCAACATCGTGGTGCACTCCGATCTCAACGCGCTCTCGGCCATTCAATTCGCGGTCGAGCACCTGAAGGTCGAGCACATCATGGTGGTGGGCCACTATGGCTGCGCCGGCGTCAAGGCGGCGCTCAGCGGCAAGCGCATCGGCCTGGCCGACAACTGGATCCGCCACATCCAGGACGTGCGCGACCGCCACGCCGTGATGCTCGAAACCCTGCCCGAAGACGTGCGCGTCGATGCGCTGTGCGAACTCAACGTGGCCGAGCAGGTGGTCAACGTGGCCGTCAGCACCGTCATGGTCGATGCCTGGGGCCGCGGCCAGAAGGTCAAGATCCACGGCTGGACCTTTGGCGTGCACGATGGGCTGCTGCAGGATCTCGGGCTGAATGTCGACGGCGCCAAGCCGCTCGACGCGGTGTACAAGGCCGCGGTGCAGCGCATCCGCTACAAGTGGAGCAAGCCCCTGGGTATCTCGCCCTCCGCGCAGGCCGGCTCCGATGGCACCGAGGTCATCGAAGTCATTCCGGCCGGCGAGGCCCACGCCCCCGTCGGCGAAGGAACCGAAGCGAAATCCGGCTGA
- a CDS encoding MerR family DNA-binding transcriptional regulator — protein sequence MSAQTFTISQLAKEFDLTTRAIRFYEDMGLLTPERSGMQRIYSARDRARLTLTLRAKRLGLSLTEAREILDMYDSPRDTVPQLEKFLGVLGAHRAQLEAQLAELQANLAEVREHEKKGRATLAKAQKAARTA from the coding sequence ATGTCCGCGCAGACCTTCACCATCAGCCAGCTCGCGAAGGAGTTCGACCTCACGACGCGCGCCATCCGCTTCTACGAAGACATGGGGCTGCTGACACCGGAGCGCTCCGGCATGCAGCGCATCTACAGCGCGCGCGACCGGGCGCGGCTCACGCTCACGCTGCGTGCCAAGCGCCTGGGCCTGAGCCTGACCGAGGCCAGGGAAATCCTCGACATGTACGACAGCCCGCGCGACACCGTGCCGCAGCTCGAGAAGTTTCTCGGCGTGCTCGGCGCGCACCGCGCCCAGCTCGAAGCCCAGCTGGCCGAGCTGCAGGCCAACCTGGCGGAAGTGCGCGAACACGAGAAGAAGGGCCGCGCGACGCTGGCCAAGGCACAGAAAGCCGCCAGGACGGCCTGA
- a CDS encoding MBL fold metallo-hydrolase: MNLLERELHYPLGDTLPAAGEALEVAPGVRWIRMRLPFALDHINLWLLRDSIDGVEGWTVVDCCIAHDEARAQWEQVFETQLQGLPILRVIVTHMHPDHIGLAEWLCTRWNAPLWISSTDYHVARVLSTAGDTLAGGDAAASFFASHGLTDPEAVAKIRARTNYYANMVPSVPDRFTRMMDGDTVAINGRDWRCISGYGHAPEHIALYCDELKLLLGGDMMLPRISTNVSVHAGEPEANSLRLFLDSIDKFKALPADTLGLPSHGKPFTGIHRRVDQLQEHHRDRLAELLEACTARPLTAAEGLPILFKRELDLHQMTFAMGETVAHLHLLWFAGQVRRELGADGIYRFGAGTAAAQGL; encoded by the coding sequence ATGAACCTCCTCGAACGCGAACTCCACTACCCCCTGGGCGACACCCTGCCCGCCGCCGGCGAAGCACTGGAAGTCGCGCCGGGCGTGCGATGGATCCGCATGCGGCTGCCCTTTGCGCTCGACCACATCAACCTCTGGCTGCTGCGCGACAGCATCGACGGCGTCGAGGGCTGGACGGTGGTCGACTGCTGCATTGCGCACGACGAGGCCCGCGCGCAGTGGGAGCAGGTGTTCGAGACCCAGCTGCAGGGCCTGCCGATCCTGCGCGTGATCGTCACCCACATGCACCCCGACCACATCGGCCTGGCCGAATGGCTGTGCACGCGCTGGAATGCGCCACTGTGGATCAGCTCGACCGACTACCACGTGGCCCGCGTGCTGAGCACCGCCGGCGACACGCTGGCGGGCGGCGATGCCGCCGCGAGCTTCTTTGCCTCGCACGGCCTGACCGATCCCGAAGCGGTCGCCAAGATCCGCGCGCGCACCAACTACTACGCCAACATGGTGCCCTCCGTGCCCGACCGCTTCACGCGCATGATGGACGGCGACACGGTGGCCATCAACGGCCGCGACTGGCGCTGCATCAGCGGCTACGGCCACGCGCCCGAGCACATCGCGCTGTACTGCGACGAGCTGAAGCTGCTGCTGGGCGGCGACATGATGCTGCCGCGCATCTCGACCAACGTGAGCGTGCACGCGGGCGAGCCCGAAGCCAACTCGCTGCGGCTGTTCCTGGACAGCATCGACAAATTCAAGGCGCTGCCGGCCGACACGCTGGGCCTGCCTTCGCACGGCAAGCCGTTCACGGGCATTCACCGACGCGTCGACCAGCTGCAGGAGCACCACCGCGACCGCCTGGCCGAACTGCTCGAAGCCTGCACCGCACGTCCTTTGACCGCGGCAGAGGGCCTGCCCATCCTGTTCAAGCGCGAACTCGACCTGCACCAGATGACCTTCGCGATGGGCGAGACGGTAGCGCACCTGCACCTGCTGTGGTTTGCGGGCCAGGTCAGGCGCGAGCTGGGCGCGGACGGCATCTACCGTTTCGGCGCCGGAACCGCCGCGGCCCAGGGACTTTAG
- a CDS encoding leucine-rich repeat-containing protein kinase family protein has product MDTLAELRAGRLAGATRLDLSCGLTEFPREIFDLADSLETLNLSGNALDSLPGDLGRLHRLRVLFCSDNRFTQLPESIGQCQALEMVGFKANRIRTVPAAALRLPLLRWLILTDNQIEALPEALGQCTAMQKLMLAGNQLRALPESLAACGQLELLRISANRFEALPAWLLSLPRLSWLAGAGNPFDAQAEDAAIAAQSVPHVDWRELTLGKQLGEGASGVIHQATLGPALQPVAVKLFKGAVTSDGWPHSEMAASIAAGAHPTLIAAQSRIDGHPGGAEGLVMALVDPSFRALAGPPSLASCTRDVYPADAQWTSGVALRIARDIASAMRHLHARGILHGDLYAHNILWSAQGGGLLGDFGAGWMTGALDPAHAGALQRLEMRAFGCLLEELLAHCSDAPPQAMADLKDRCMQTDVAARPSFAEVLPLLQGELSQ; this is encoded by the coding sequence ATGGACACGCTTGCTGAGCTGCGCGCGGGCCGGCTGGCAGGCGCCACCAGGCTCGACCTCTCGTGCGGACTCACCGAGTTCCCGCGCGAAATCTTCGACCTGGCCGATTCGCTCGAGACGCTGAACCTCTCCGGGAACGCGCTCGATTCGCTGCCCGGCGACCTGGGCCGGCTGCATCGCCTGCGCGTGCTGTTCTGCTCCGACAACCGCTTCACGCAACTGCCCGAATCGATCGGCCAGTGCCAGGCGCTGGAGATGGTCGGGTTCAAGGCCAACCGCATCCGCACCGTGCCCGCCGCCGCGCTGCGGCTGCCGTTGCTGCGCTGGCTGATCCTGACGGACAACCAGATCGAGGCCTTGCCCGAGGCGCTGGGCCAATGCACCGCAATGCAGAAGCTCATGCTCGCCGGCAACCAGCTGCGTGCGCTGCCGGAGTCGCTGGCGGCCTGCGGCCAGCTCGAACTGCTGCGCATTTCCGCCAACCGTTTCGAGGCACTGCCCGCATGGCTGCTCTCGCTGCCGCGCCTTTCCTGGCTCGCGGGTGCGGGCAATCCCTTCGATGCGCAGGCCGAGGATGCGGCCATCGCTGCGCAGTCGGTGCCGCATGTCGACTGGCGCGAACTGACGCTGGGCAAGCAGCTCGGCGAGGGGGCGTCGGGTGTGATCCACCAGGCGACCCTGGGCCCGGCGTTGCAGCCGGTGGCCGTCAAGCTTTTCAAGGGTGCGGTGACGAGCGACGGCTGGCCGCACAGCGAAATGGCCGCCAGCATCGCAGCCGGCGCGCACCCGACCCTCATCGCCGCGCAAAGCAGGATCGACGGGCATCCGGGCGGCGCCGAAGGCCTGGTCATGGCGCTGGTGGACCCATCGTTCCGCGCGCTGGCCGGGCCGCCAAGCCTTGCCTCCTGCACGCGCGACGTCTATCCGGCCGACGCGCAATGGACCTCCGGCGTGGCACTGCGCATCGCCCGCGACATCGCCTCCGCCATGCGGCACCTGCATGCACGCGGCATCCTGCACGGCGACCTCTATGCGCACAACATCCTCTGGAGCGCACAGGGCGGCGGGTTGCTCGGCGACTTCGGTGCGGGCTGGATGACGGGCGCGCTCGACCCGGCGCATGCCGGGGCACTGCAACGGCTGGAGATGCGCGCATTCGGCTGCCTGCTCGAAGAACTGCTCGCGCATTGCAGCGATGCGCCGCCGCAAGCCATGGCCGACCTGAAGGACCGCTGCATGCAAACGGACGTGGCCGCGCGGCCCTCTTTCGCCGAGGTGTTGCCGCTGCTCCAGGGCGAGCTCTCGCAATGA
- a CDS encoding pseudouridine synthase, whose amino-acid sequence MTSPRLPLPTRDGVGPSCVGLPQGPWPTIAEFLMARFPAITREAWMTRIEANDVVDEHGVPVTAQRRYQAPLRVYYYRTLDAEVRIPFDEQVLFQDDQLVVVDKPPFLPVTPTGKYLQESLLVRLKRKLKLDDLVPLHRIDRSTAGLVLFSVRPETRGAYQAMFPQRRIAKHYEAVVPWPPGVSSVPGTYRSRLVDDEHFMRVKEEAGEPNSETRIVVEQAQDGHALLKLSPVTGRKHQLRVHCMALGMPIVNDPIYPTLLPQGSDDFDKPLQLLAKSVAFQDPVSGELRSFTSPRSLSLPPR is encoded by the coding sequence ATGACGAGCCCGCGCTTGCCGCTGCCCACGCGCGACGGCGTCGGACCGAGCTGCGTGGGCCTGCCGCAAGGCCCCTGGCCCACCATCGCGGAGTTCTTGATGGCGCGCTTTCCCGCGATCACGCGTGAAGCCTGGATGACCCGCATCGAGGCCAACGATGTGGTCGACGAACACGGCGTGCCCGTGACCGCACAACGCCGCTACCAGGCGCCGCTGCGTGTGTACTACTACCGCACGCTCGATGCCGAAGTGCGCATTCCCTTCGACGAGCAGGTGCTGTTCCAGGACGACCAGCTGGTGGTGGTCGACAAGCCGCCGTTCCTGCCCGTGACGCCGACCGGAAAGTATTTGCAGGAAAGCCTGCTGGTGCGGCTCAAGCGCAAGCTGAAGCTCGACGACCTGGTGCCGCTGCACCGCATCGACCGCAGCACGGCGGGGCTGGTGCTGTTCTCGGTGCGCCCCGAAACGCGCGGCGCCTACCAGGCCATGTTCCCGCAGCGCCGCATCGCCAAGCACTACGAGGCCGTGGTGCCATGGCCGCCGGGCGTGTCGTCGGTGCCCGGCACCTACCGCAGCCGGCTGGTGGACGACGAGCATTTCATGCGCGTGAAGGAAGAGGCCGGCGAACCCAACTCCGAAACGCGCATCGTGGTGGAGCAGGCCCAGGACGGCCACGCCCTGCTGAAGCTTTCGCCGGTCACCGGCCGCAAGCACCAGCTGCGGGTGCACTGCATGGCCCTGGGCATGCCGATCGTGAACGATCCGATCTACCCCACGCTGCTGCCGCAGGGCAGCGACGACTTCGACAAGCCGCTGCAGCTGCTGGCCAAGTCGGTGGCGTTCCAGGACCCCGTGAGCGGCGAGCTGCGCAGCTTCACGAGTCCGCGAAGCCTGTCGCTGCCGCCAAGGTGA
- a CDS encoding SDR family oxidoreductase, producing MDTTQLFSLKGRSALITGGSRGIGRMIAEGFLAQGARVYISARKAAACDQTAKELSAFGHCVSLPADVSTLEGAQALVDAYAKHESSLDILVNNAGAAWGAPYDEFPESGWDKVVDLNLKTPFFLTKALTPMLKKAATDHLAKVINIASIDGISVNPQETYSYAASKAGLIQLTRRMALRLAQDRIVVSAIAPGAFASDMNKLARDHGDEVKERIPAGRIGTPEDMAGAAIYLASRAGDYVMGSTLVVDGGVTHAR from the coding sequence ATGGACACCACCCAACTCTTCTCGCTGAAGGGCCGCAGCGCCCTGATCACCGGCGGCTCGCGCGGCATCGGCCGCATGATCGCCGAAGGCTTCCTGGCGCAGGGCGCGCGCGTGTACATCTCGGCCCGCAAGGCCGCGGCCTGCGACCAGACCGCCAAGGAGCTGTCGGCCTTCGGCCATTGCGTGTCGCTGCCGGCCGACGTGTCCACGCTGGAAGGCGCGCAGGCGCTGGTCGACGCCTACGCGAAGCATGAGAGCTCGCTCGACATCCTGGTCAACAACGCCGGCGCGGCCTGGGGCGCGCCGTACGACGAGTTTCCCGAGAGCGGCTGGGACAAGGTGGTGGACCTGAACCTCAAGACACCGTTCTTCCTGACCAAGGCGCTGACGCCGATGCTCAAGAAGGCGGCGACCGATCACCTGGCAAAGGTGATCAACATTGCATCGATCGACGGCATCTCGGTGAATCCGCAGGAGACGTACTCCTATGCGGCGAGCAAGGCCGGCCTGATCCAGCTCACGCGGCGCATGGCGCTGCGGCTCGCGCAAGACCGGATCGTGGTGAGTGCGATCGCGCCGGGCGCGTTCGCTTCGGACATGAACAAGCTGGCGCGCGACCATGGCGATGAAGTGAAGGAGCGGATTCCTGCGGGGCGCATCGGGACGCCCGAGGACATGGCGGGGGCGGCTATTTATCTTGCTTCGCGGGCGGGGGACTATGTGATGGGGTCTACGTTGGTGGTGGATGGGGGGGTTACGCACGCGCGCTAG